The DNA region TGAACGGCAATTTTGCCTTTATTATCACGCGTCCAATAGGGGGTAAAGCGTCCGGTAGTTGGATTGTTGCCGTCTTTGTCTACACGGAAGTTGTCATCAAATCCATCGATCGCATTTGGCTCCCAACAGGAGTAGGTACCATTAAAGCTTGTGTTACTTTTCAATACATTGAGAAGCACAGCATTGAGCTGATCGCGGCCAATGTCCAGAGCGCCTTTACCATCTTTATGTTTAAGTTTACTCACTTCAAAGGTGTTAGCCATCGTACGAGCAGCATCCAAAGCCAACTCCAATTCGGACTGAATGGTACCACTTTGCTCGCCGGCTAAATTTTGCAGTCTCTCCATATTGAGTTCAGTCAACAAAGAAGAAACCTCCTTGGAAACCACATCTTGTGTGCTTTTAGATGAATACAACCCATACCCCACCAATAGGATAACGGCTGAAATCAGGCAAAGCCCAGCTATCACAACAATCTTAGTTTGAATTGATTTAAATATCATCGTAAACCCCCCCCCTTTTTTTTATTAGACATCTTGCAAAACTCATTTGTATTCCACAGCAAAACCACGGTCAAAGTTGATTAATCCACATATCAAATTAAAGCGTAGATTGAATCGTTTTCTTCTGTTTCTGTATTTTTGGGTGAGTATCTGAAATGTTTTGATTTTAGCATTCACATGTTCAACACATATTCTAGCACTTGCTTTTTGTCTGTTTTCCTCTTTTTGCTCCTCACTCAAAGGATGAAGTTTGGAGGCTTTATGGGGAATTTGACAATGGCTATGTTCTTTGGCAATACCCAGATATCCCAAATCAACATAAACACAGGTCTTGGGCATCAAGGGGAGATTAGATTCTTGAAACAGTCTAAAATCATGTGTCGTACCTTTAGCGGTATGCACACACATAATCCTCTCCTCTTTATCAATCACAATCTGTCCTTTAAGGGTATGACGCTTTT from Sulfurospirillum diekertiae includes:
- a CDS encoding transposase family protein produces the protein MSKTQKKQREYYSGKQKRHTLKGQIVIDKEERIMCVHTAKGTTHDFRLFQESNLPLMPKTCVYVDLGYLGIAKEHSHCQIPHKASKLHPLSEEQKEENRQKASARICVEHVNAKIKTFQILTQKYRNRRKRFNLRFNLICGLINFDRGFAVEYK